A part of Methanomassiliicoccales archaeon genomic DNA contains:
- a CDS encoding 4Fe-4S dicluster domain-containing protein has product MAEEVKKRTTYRSRKELKPRLYIGDPMVAVFRTLVRTTINRPNTILYPWEKLIMPDCFRGRPGIRLEKCIECKKCVKICPNQCIQMVPIDHPTLGKVNRPQVYVARCMMCGYCAEVCPTNAMMVTPEFELAAYTRSDLMFDPFKLQYEHKPGYEVHSPMITPSELKAGKTESHDKGDMAIKDTVELDPKKCISCQRCAKTCPVGAITMADTGEVNPKTNKPVKRPVFDNNKCVSCEQCVEVCPKSCLSMKEAM; this is encoded by the coding sequence ATGGCCGAGGAAGTCAAGAAGCGTACAACTTACAGGAGCAGGAAGGAGCTCAAGCCCCGGCTGTATATCGGGGACCCGATGGTCGCGGTGTTCAGGACCCTTGTCAGGACGACGATCAACCGTCCGAACACGATATTGTACCCGTGGGAAAAGCTCATCATGCCCGACTGTTTCCGTGGACGCCCGGGCATCCGGCTCGAGAAATGCATTGAATGCAAGAAGTGCGTGAAGATCTGTCCGAACCAGTGCATCCAGATGGTGCCTATTGACCATCCCACCTTGGGAAAGGTGAACAGGCCCCAGGTATATGTCGCGCGATGCATGATGTGCGGCTATTGTGCAGAGGTCTGCCCCACCAATGCGATGATGGTCACGCCAGAGTTCGAGCTTGCGGCATACACCAGGTCTGACCTCATGTTCGACCCTTTCAAGCTTCAGTATGAGCACAAGCCCGGATATGAGGTCCATTCGCCGATGATCACCCCGTCAGAGCTCAAGGCCGGGAAGACCGAATCTCATGACAAGGGCGACATGGCCATCAAGGACACCGTCGAGTTGGACCCGAAGAAGTGCATCAGCTGCCAGCGTTGCGCCAAGACCTGTCCGGTCGGAGCGATAACTATGGCCGACACCGGCGAGGTGAACCCGAAGACCAACAAGCCGGTGAAGAGACCGGTCTTTGACAACAACAAGTGCGTCTCTTGCGAGCAGTGCGTCGAAGTGTGCCCGAAGAGCTGCCTTTCGATGAAGGAGGCGATGTGA
- a CDS encoding NADH-quinone oxidoreductase subunit A, whose product MLVDDYYPVALFALVSLLFPVLAFYVSRFFRPTKYTTLRDSTYECGETPIGQAQIQFHVQFYIYAIIFVVFDIVTVFLLIWALAFDSFGIDPDNLLNNLPLVFAAFFTGIMLLGVYYAIKKEKILWI is encoded by the coding sequence ATGCTCGTAGACGATTATTATCCGGTTGCACTCTTCGCGCTCGTCTCGTTGCTGTTCCCGGTGTTGGCGTTCTACGTGTCTCGGTTCTTCCGACCCACGAAGTACACCACGTTACGGGACAGCACCTATGAGTGCGGCGAAACGCCTATCGGACAAGCACAGATCCAGTTCCATGTCCAATTCTATATCTACGCAATCATTTTCGTGGTGTTCGACATCGTGACTGTATTTTTATTGATCTGGGCTTTGGCCTTTGACTCGTTCGGGATCGATCCTGACAATCTGTTGAACAACCTGCCCCTGGTCTTTGCTGCCTTCTTCACCGGCATCATGCTCCTAGGGGTGTACTACGCGATCAAAAAGGAGAAGATACTATGGATCTAA
- a CDS encoding NADH-quinone oxidoreductase subunit J, which produces MAFDLAPITFMVFAGLTVGAAISVLVTKEIVRSAVFLAFTFVGVAITYLFLNSEFISLIQILVYVGAINVLILFGVMLTKRRLMGGGACE; this is translated from the coding sequence ATGGCTTTTGACCTGGCCCCTATTACGTTCATGGTGTTCGCCGGCCTTACGGTCGGCGCTGCGATCTCAGTGCTCGTAACGAAGGAGATAGTCCGGAGCGCGGTGTTCCTGGCCTTTACCTTTGTCGGCGTGGCGATTACATATCTGTTCCTGAACTCAGAGTTCATCTCGCTCATACAGATCCTTGTCTACGTGGGCGCGATCAACGTCCTGATCCTGTTCGGGGTTATGCTCACGAAGCGCAGGCTCATGGGAGGTGGTGCCTGTGAGTAA
- the nuoH gene encoding NADH-quinone oxidoreductase subunit NuoH, producing the protein MNIDLDFSTIYTFMFSLVSWLLWAVGRVLGFIGIDEGSFFYPIKQFLVDPQFVTFVSYLLVAVIYFVFVFLFAGLTVIWMERKLLGRFMDRRGTQVGVLGLFQNFADGIKTLLKEIIIPRDADQKVYTWAVVLIIATSAMLMGLVPWDDEFYAVNVPLALLLGLAVFSLAPFAILIGGWASNNKYTVIGGMRAAAQLIAYEVPMLLVVVSLVVMTGSLNFVEIVNWQNDNIILLVPLAIGALTFFVAGIAEVERVPFDLPEAEAELVEGWQTEYGGFRWGLIMLCDYIRAYIVCALFAILFLGGWLGPEPIPGAVWLLLKTFFLFFMMVWVRAAMVRIRTDQILKIGWRRLLPLAVINLVVVVLIKVYSVGGW; encoded by the coding sequence ATGAACATCGACCTTGATTTCTCCACCATTTACACGTTCATGTTCAGCTTGGTATCTTGGTTGCTCTGGGCAGTAGGGAGGGTCCTGGGATTCATCGGCATCGATGAAGGCAGCTTCTTCTATCCGATCAAGCAGTTCTTGGTCGACCCCCAGTTCGTCACATTTGTATCCTACCTGCTCGTGGCCGTCATATATTTCGTCTTCGTGTTCCTGTTCGCAGGCCTCACGGTCATATGGATGGAAAGAAAGCTTCTCGGGCGTTTCATGGACAGGCGTGGTACCCAGGTGGGCGTATTAGGTCTGTTCCAGAACTTCGCGGACGGGATCAAGACCCTACTTAAGGAGATCATCATACCCCGCGATGCCGACCAAAAGGTGTACACATGGGCGGTCGTCCTCATCATCGCCACGTCGGCGATGTTGATGGGGCTCGTCCCATGGGACGATGAGTTCTATGCCGTCAACGTACCGTTGGCATTATTGCTGGGACTTGCGGTGTTCTCCTTGGCCCCGTTCGCCATACTTATAGGCGGGTGGGCGTCCAACAACAAATACACCGTCATAGGAGGCATGCGTGCCGCCGCCCAGCTCATCGCATACGAGGTGCCGATGTTGTTGGTCGTGGTGTCGCTCGTCGTCATGACCGGGTCTTTGAACTTTGTAGAGATAGTCAACTGGCAGAACGATAACATAATCTTGCTGGTCCCATTGGCCATCGGCGCGCTCACATTCTTCGTGGCCGGTATCGCAGAGGTCGAGAGGGTCCCGTTCGATCTTCCCGAGGCGGAGGCCGAGCTCGTCGAGGGGTGGCAGACGGAATATGGAGGTTTCCGCTGGGGCCTCATCATGCTATGTGACTACATCAGGGCGTATATCGTCTGTGCGCTGTTCGCCATATTGTTCCTCGGCGGTTGGCTGGGACCTGAGCCTATTCCAGGTGCGGTCTGGCTTCTCTTGAAGACCTTCTTCCTGTTCTTCATGATGGTATGGGTGAGGGCCGCTATGGTCCGTATCAGGACCGACCAGATCCTCAAGATCGGGTGGAGGCGTCTCCTTCCCTTGGCGGTCATCAACCTGGTGGTCGTCGTGCTGATCAAAGTCTACTCGGTTGGAGGTTGGTAA
- the proC gene encoding pyrroline-5-carboxylate reductase, with amino-acid sequence MKIGFLGAGNMAEALMKGLMAAKLADPEELIASEIWGPRREFIHKTYGIKVTDSNPEVVRSADVVILAVKPQQVPDVMRDVKADMDGRHLLISIAAGVKISTIEGMLDPAVRVVRVMPNQACLVGASASAFSKGRSATKEDMALVQRILDSVGIAYPVEEKLLDAVTGLSGSGPAYVYMMIEAMADGGVLSGLPRDVAVMLAAQTLLGSAKTVLETKKHPGELKDMVASPAGTTIEGIRVLEEGGFRGLIIDAIEAGAKRSAELGSK; translated from the coding sequence ATGAAGATAGGATTCTTAGGGGCCGGCAACATGGCAGAGGCCCTCATGAAGGGGCTTATGGCAGCGAAGCTCGCCGATCCAGAAGAGCTAATAGCGAGCGAGATCTGGGGACCAAGGAGAGAGTTCATCCATAAGACCTATGGAATTAAGGTGACAGATAGCAACCCTGAGGTCGTGCGTTCCGCGGACGTTGTCATATTGGCCGTGAAACCACAGCAGGTGCCAGATGTCATGAGGGACGTCAAGGCCGACATGGACGGCAGACACCTTCTTATATCGATCGCGGCGGGAGTGAAGATCTCCACCATCGAAGGCATGTTGGACCCGGCGGTGAGGGTGGTGAGGGTCATGCCGAACCAGGCCTGCCTGGTCGGGGCCTCCGCCTCCGCCTTTTCGAAGGGGAGGTCGGCCACGAAGGAGGACATGGCCCTGGTACAGAGGATCTTGGATTCAGTGGGCATAGCATATCCTGTCGAGGAAAAGCTCCTCGACGCGGTCACCGGCCTGAGCGGGTCGGGCCCCGCCTACGTCTACATGATGATCGAGGCGATGGCGGACGGGGGGGTCCTTTCAGGCCTGCCGAGGGATGTGGCGGTCATGTTGGCCGCGCAGACCCTTCTCGGTTCGGCGAAGACGGTCCTCGAGACGAAGAAACATCCAGGGGAGCTGAAGGACATGGTCGCATCTCCCGCTGGTACGACGATAGAGGGCATCAGGGTGTTGGAGGAGGGGGGCTTCCGTGGCCTTATCATCGATGCCATAGAGGCCGGCGCCAAAAGGTCTGCTGAGCTAGGGTCCAAGTGA
- a CDS encoding type 1 glutamine amidotransferase translates to METKGVSDKIAILVEDDYEDLELWYPYYRLKEACYVPIIVGPGTKKVYKSKHGYEAVVDLDVDKAKFNDFVAVVIPGGFAPDRIRRHPHMNEFVRRMFDSGKLVAAICHGPSVLVSANILKGRKATCFHSIKDDIINAGARFIDDEVVVDRNLVTSRRPEDLPSFMKAILSLLE, encoded by the coding sequence ATGGAAACAAAGGGCGTGTCGGACAAGATAGCGATCTTGGTCGAGGACGATTATGAGGACCTCGAGCTCTGGTACCCATATTATCGGTTGAAAGAGGCATGTTATGTTCCGATCATCGTTGGTCCAGGAACCAAGAAGGTCTACAAGAGCAAACATGGCTATGAGGCGGTGGTGGACCTTGACGTCGACAAGGCAAAGTTCAATGACTTCGTCGCTGTGGTGATCCCTGGAGGATTCGCCCCGGACAGGATCAGAAGACATCCTCACATGAACGAGTTCGTCAGAAGGATGTTTGACTCGGGAAAGTTGGTCGCCGCGATATGCCATGGGCCATCGGTCCTGGTCTCGGCGAATATCCTCAAGGGAAGGAAGGCAACTTGCTTCCATTCGATCAAGGATGATATCATCAATGCTGGTGCCAGATTCATCGATGATGAGGTGGTCGTTGACAGGAACCTTGTGACGTCCCGAAGGCCGGAGGACCTTCCGTCCTTCATGAAGGCGATCCTATCGCTCCTGGAGTGA
- the nuoB gene encoding NADH-quinone oxidoreductase subunit NuoB, which translates to MDLSLAPHAIAMTAKEFQIWSKNFVTETLRASGVKKVVDGITAPIWAWGQRNAIYPLHFGIACCALEMAAASACRWDAERLGLIYRSSPRQCDVLLANGWISQKLRPSLRRLYEQMPEPKWVVAMGECAVSGGPWYDAYNVVQGLDTFIPVDIYIPGCPPRPEAMIDAFLMLNRKITAEQKGTFLD; encoded by the coding sequence ATGGATCTAAGCCTCGCACCGCATGCGATCGCGATGACCGCAAAGGAATTCCAGATATGGTCCAAGAACTTTGTCACCGAGACGCTGAGGGCCTCCGGAGTGAAGAAAGTGGTGGACGGGATCACCGCCCCGATATGGGCATGGGGGCAGAGGAACGCCATCTATCCTCTGCACTTCGGTATCGCCTGCTGCGCCCTTGAGATGGCCGCCGCCTCCGCCTGCAGATGGGACGCCGAAAGGCTGGGACTTATCTATAGGTCCTCCCCAAGGCAATGCGATGTGCTGCTCGCCAATGGCTGGATATCCCAAAAGCTACGTCCTTCGTTGAGGAGGCTCTACGAGCAAATGCCTGAACCCAAGTGGGTCGTGGCCATGGGAGAGTGCGCGGTCTCTGGAGGACCCTGGTATGACGCATACAATGTCGTGCAGGGCCTGGACACCTTCATACCGGTCGACATTTATATCCCGGGCTGTCCGCCCCGCCCGGAGGCGATGATAGACGCATTCCTGATGCTCAACCGCAAGATAACAGCGGAGCAGAAGGGAACGTTCCTGGACTGA
- a CDS encoding NADH-quinone oxidoreductase subunit J, translating to MSKTRFQTGPLGSTIAKLVVVGLLAVTILYTIYEWAGLGEIGTYPILSNMTESIGNLLFTQWGVVVMVLALILFSAMMGGVFIAQEEDE from the coding sequence GTGAGTAAGACCAGATTCCAAACAGGCCCGTTAGGCTCCACCATCGCAAAGCTGGTCGTCGTCGGCCTATTGGCGGTGACGATATTATATACGATATACGAATGGGCCGGTCTCGGCGAGATCGGCACATATCCGATACTCTCCAACATGACCGAGTCCATCGGCAACCTGCTGTTCACGCAGTGGGGGGTGGTGGTAATGGTGCTCGCCCTCATACTGTTCTCTGCCATGATGGGCGGGGTCTTCATCGCACAGGAGGAGGATGAGTGA
- a CDS encoding NADH-quinone oxidoreductase subunit M: protein MLENVPILSLLLVLPLIGALAAFMVGPRAKISKMIALGASAATLVLASLLMLEFFALGKEIFGEYQYGESYEWIKAAGINYILGVDGISVPMVWLTALLCFLAILFSWDVETRTSQYMGLMLVLEVGVLGVFMALDYFLFYVFWEVVLIPMYFLIAIWGGPRRDYASLKFFIYTHVASLVMLIGIFALYFEASNALGYRTFDMQAIATVSGDFSIALQTSIFAALLIGFITKMPMVPVHTWLPDAHVEAPTAGSVLLAGLLLKMGSYGIIRISLPSLHGAWDLDAGAYGGLVEGFSDMQVVMIVLGVLSMIYGAIMCIAQKDIKKMVAYSSISHMGGVMLAFSTFTEIGLAAGVFMMFAHGLITAVLFMMCGVVQHKTGTRMIPRLGGLAAKIPVAATFMMIGFMASLGLPGLVGFIAEFAIFVSTFEAFDWLLLVPIMSVALTAAYYIWAMQRVLFGPLTKDIDLEHLHDVSWYEAAPLAVLVFFIVLFGIWPALILDYITPAVTKVLMGGF from the coding sequence ATGTTGGAAAATGTACCTATACTGTCCCTATTGTTGGTCCTGCCCCTCATCGGGGCGTTGGCAGCCTTCATGGTCGGACCAAGGGCCAAGATATCGAAGATGATCGCATTGGGGGCCTCAGCTGCCACTCTGGTGCTGGCCTCGCTCCTCATGCTGGAGTTCTTTGCCCTCGGTAAGGAAATCTTTGGAGAGTACCAGTATGGTGAGAGCTATGAGTGGATAAAAGCGGCCGGGATAAACTATATCCTCGGCGTCGATGGCATATCGGTCCCGATGGTCTGGCTGACCGCCCTGCTCTGCTTCCTGGCTATATTGTTCTCCTGGGATGTCGAGACCAGGACCAGCCAGTACATGGGCCTCATGCTCGTGCTCGAGGTCGGCGTGCTCGGGGTGTTCATGGCGCTCGACTACTTCCTGTTCTATGTGTTCTGGGAGGTCGTGCTGATCCCGATGTATTTCCTGATCGCGATATGGGGAGGGCCCCGTCGTGACTACGCGTCCCTGAAGTTCTTCATCTATACGCACGTCGCATCCCTTGTGATGCTCATCGGTATCTTCGCCCTTTACTTCGAGGCATCGAATGCCCTTGGCTATAGGACGTTCGACATGCAGGCGATCGCCACCGTCTCGGGTGATTTCAGCATCGCCCTGCAGACATCGATCTTCGCGGCGCTGCTCATCGGTTTCATAACGAAGATGCCCATGGTCCCTGTGCATACTTGGCTCCCCGACGCGCACGTCGAGGCCCCGACCGCAGGGTCGGTGCTGCTGGCAGGCCTCTTGCTGAAGATGGGGTCCTATGGTATCATCAGGATATCATTGCCCAGTCTGCATGGCGCCTGGGACCTGGACGCTGGCGCTTATGGAGGCCTTGTCGAAGGCTTCAGCGATATGCAGGTCGTCATGATAGTGCTAGGTGTCCTGTCAATGATCTACGGGGCCATAATGTGCATCGCCCAGAAGGACATCAAGAAGATGGTCGCTTACTCCTCCATCAGCCATATGGGCGGGGTCATGCTCGCCTTCTCGACCTTCACCGAGATAGGTCTTGCCGCCGGCGTCTTCATGATGTTCGCTCATGGCCTTATCACGGCCGTCCTCTTCATGATGTGCGGTGTCGTCCAGCATAAGACCGGCACAAGGATGATACCAAGGTTGGGAGGTCTTGCCGCCAAGATACCCGTCGCGGCGACGTTCATGATGATCGGCTTCATGGCATCCCTCGGGCTGCCAGGCCTGGTCGGTTTCATCGCGGAGTTCGCGATATTCGTATCGACGTTCGAGGCCTTCGACTGGCTTCTCCTGGTCCCGATAATGTCGGTCGCGCTCACCGCGGCCTATTATATCTGGGCCATGCAGCGCGTCCTCTTCGGTCCGCTCACGAAGGACATCGACCTGGAGCATCTGCATGACGTCTCCTGGTACGAGGCTGCGCCGCTGGCGGTGCTGGTGTTCTTCATAGTGCTGTTCGGGATATGGCCCGCACTGATATTGGACTACATCACGCCGGCCGTGACCAAGGTCCTCATGGGAGGTTTCTGA
- the nuoK gene encoding NADH-quinone oxidoreductase subunit NuoK, translated as MDTTSIPISWFLMLSTALFLIGVAGVLIKKNAIIILMSIEMMLNAANINLVAFSVYNNDATGQVMALFSIGLAAAEVAIGLAILLNLNKLRDTVEVDDLSILRW; from the coding sequence ATGGACACGACCTCAATACCGATCAGCTGGTTCCTGATGCTGTCCACGGCCCTGTTCCTCATCGGGGTGGCGGGCGTGCTCATCAAGAAGAACGCGATCATCATCCTGATGTCCATAGAGATGATGCTGAATGCGGCCAACATCAACCTGGTCGCCTTCTCAGTTTACAACAACGATGCGACCGGACAGGTCATGGCCTTGTTCTCGATAGGTCTGGCCGCCGCAGAGGTCGCGATAGGTCTTGCGATATTGTTGAACCTGAACAAACTTAGGGACACCGTCGAGGTCGACGACCTCTCAATACTGAGGTGGTAA
- a CDS encoding NADH-quinone oxidoreductase subunit C, with the protein MTETSRMNEEQIAEAINSAFPQGITSIEVAPRRIFLTISKDILLDLCKKLKNELGFEHVSCSCGVDMKTHFQVVHHISSYQNKVVAEIVVDNISKDKPEVDSITPLWGGANWHERETYDMFGIIFVGHPKLERLLMADDFQFFPLRKDFNPGRRVS; encoded by the coding sequence ATGACCGAGACTTCCAGGATGAACGAGGAACAGATCGCGGAGGCGATAAACAGCGCCTTCCCACAGGGCATCACGAGCATAGAGGTCGCCCCCAGGCGCATCTTCCTCACGATAAGCAAAGATATTCTATTGGACCTCTGCAAGAAGCTGAAGAACGAGCTGGGCTTCGAGCATGTTAGCTGCTCCTGCGGGGTGGACATGAAGACCCACTTCCAGGTGGTACATCACATTTCATCTTATCAGAACAAGGTGGTCGCTGAGATCGTGGTCGACAACATCTCCAAGGATAAGCCTGAGGTGGACTCCATCACCCCTCTATGGGGAGGGGCCAATTGGCATGAGAGGGAGACCTACGATATGTTCGGGATCATCTTTGTCGGGCACCCGAAGCTGGAGAGGCTTTTGATGGCCGACGACTTCCAGTTCTTCCCGCTCAGGAAGGACTTCAACCCAGGGAGGAGGGTATCATGA
- the nuoL gene encoding NADH-quinone oxidoreductase subunit L, with translation MDFEPIFKLAWVIPLLPLISFLIVGFLGKKMKDKGGVVAIALVGSAMVFSLMVAFGALTGNLPQHAEGAYFEESFKWVELGSGYSFELGIYIDALTALMLIVVSFVATLVVIYSVGYMHEEGERRRRYFTEISLFVGVMLGLVLANNFLELFIFWELVGLCSYLLIGFWFEKPSAASAAKKAFLVTRVGDVMFMIGLIILFWSFKSLSFSEIFDPAAIAAVDQTWLMWGVFFVFGGAIGKSAQFPLHDWLPDAMEGPTTVSALIHAATMVKAGVYLVARMFPLLVENAHLNVPDVLIFIAVIGGVTAFIAATMALNSPNIKRVLAYSTISQLGYMFLALGTGGYLLAEGHTEEGILGYSAGMFHLMNHAFFKALLFLSAGAVIHYVHTEEMAKMGGLRKYMPITSLVMLIGALSIAGIPPLSGFWSKDEVLATVFEAGSTNWIFALLWVMGVATAFMTAFYMFRMWFLTFTGPEGSATKHATAHGEHHEGHDGKEHGHAKAGRFKEHTPKVMTVPLMLLAVLALFSGMAALFFFGESFYGTVFFEEPIHETSVEILEKVFTSVLTYVSILIAAGGIFLAYMAFYKKRIDVAAIVNRPAIRPLYNMLLARYGFTKGYDQFGLKVVYGFSLLLDWFDRNIIDGIVNGIGRVSLKAGRGLRKVQTGFVQTYAGIAVGGAVVLMLLMYLLLSVMGVDLSP, from the coding sequence ATGGACTTTGAGCCTATCTTCAAGCTAGCGTGGGTCATACCGCTCTTACCGCTGATATCGTTCCTGATCGTCGGATTCCTTGGGAAGAAGATGAAGGACAAGGGCGGGGTCGTCGCGATCGCGCTCGTCGGGTCGGCGATGGTCTTTTCTCTCATGGTTGCCTTCGGGGCATTGACCGGCAACCTGCCGCAACATGCGGAAGGCGCCTACTTTGAGGAGTCGTTCAAGTGGGTAGAGCTGGGCAGCGGCTACTCATTCGAGCTGGGCATCTATATCGACGCCCTGACCGCACTGATGCTCATAGTGGTTTCGTTCGTTGCGACCCTCGTGGTGATCTATTCGGTCGGATACATGCATGAGGAGGGAGAGAGGCGCAGGAGATACTTCACCGAGATATCGCTGTTCGTCGGCGTCATGCTCGGGCTGGTCCTTGCCAACAACTTCCTTGAGCTGTTCATATTCTGGGAGCTCGTAGGTCTTTGTTCATACCTGCTCATCGGGTTCTGGTTCGAGAAGCCTTCCGCAGCGTCTGCGGCAAAGAAGGCCTTCCTCGTCACCCGTGTCGGTGACGTGATGTTCATGATCGGCCTGATAATACTATTCTGGTCGTTCAAGAGCCTCTCGTTCAGCGAGATATTCGACCCAGCGGCCATAGCTGCCGTGGACCAGACCTGGCTCATGTGGGGCGTGTTCTTCGTGTTCGGCGGTGCGATAGGTAAGAGCGCACAGTTCCCGTTGCACGACTGGCTCCCTGATGCGATGGAAGGCCCGACAACCGTCTCCGCGCTCATCCATGCAGCGACGATGGTCAAGGCGGGCGTCTACCTGGTGGCGAGGATGTTCCCGCTGCTGGTGGAGAACGCCCATCTCAACGTACCAGATGTTCTGATATTCATAGCGGTCATAGGAGGGGTCACTGCGTTCATCGCTGCGACGATGGCCTTGAACTCGCCGAACATCAAGCGTGTCCTGGCCTACTCTACGATCAGCCAGCTAGGTTATATGTTCCTGGCTTTGGGCACAGGGGGCTATCTCCTTGCAGAAGGACACACCGAGGAAGGCATCCTGGGCTACTCCGCCGGAATGTTCCATCTGATGAACCACGCCTTCTTCAAGGCCCTTCTCTTCCTCAGCGCGGGTGCGGTCATCCACTATGTCCACACCGAAGAGATGGCGAAGATGGGCGGACTGCGCAAGTACATGCCGATAACCTCCCTGGTGATGCTAATCGGCGCGCTATCGATCGCCGGTATCCCTCCATTGAGCGGCTTCTGGAGCAAGGATGAGGTATTGGCGACGGTCTTTGAGGCTGGTTCAACGAACTGGATATTCGCTTTGCTCTGGGTCATGGGGGTCGCCACGGCCTTCATGACCGCATTCTACATGTTCCGCATGTGGTTCCTGACCTTCACTGGTCCCGAGGGGTCTGCGACGAAGCACGCCACGGCCCACGGAGAGCATCATGAGGGACATGATGGCAAGGAGCACGGTCACGCCAAGGCGGGCAGGTTCAAGGAGCACACCCCGAAGGTGATGACGGTTCCTTTGATGTTGCTCGCGGTCCTGGCTCTGTTCTCAGGAATGGCGGCGCTGTTCTTCTTCGGCGAGTCGTTCTATGGAACAGTCTTCTTCGAGGAGCCGATACATGAGACCTCCGTCGAGATACTGGAGAAGGTGTTCACGAGCGTCCTGACCTATGTGTCCATACTGATAGCGGCCGGTGGGATATTCCTTGCATATATGGCCTTCTACAAGAAGAGGATCGATGTGGCGGCCATCGTCAACAGGCCCGCGATACGACCGCTCTACAACATGCTGTTGGCCCGCTACGGATTCACCAAGGGATACGACCAGTTCGGTCTCAAGGTCGTGTACGGGTTCTCGCTGCTGCTCGACTGGTTCGACAGGAACATAATCGACGGCATCGTCAACGGCATCGGAAGGGTCAGCCTGAAGGCCGGGAGGGGGCTGCGCAAGGTCCAGACCGGGTTCGTGCAGACCTATGCCGGGATAGCGGTGGGCGGTGCGGTGGTCCTGATGCTGCTTATGTATCTTCTACTGTCAGTGATGGGGGTGGACCTTAGTCCTTGA
- a CDS encoding NADH-quinone oxidoreductase subunit D — MTEMWMNMGPQHPMTHGLWNLRVKVDGEKITEAQPVIGYLHRGWEKMVEARDFQQIIPMADRLCYGSSMTWSHLYCRTIEELMDVEVPERAQWIRVIVCEMQRIASHLMWLAAVGTDLGSYTIFLYCMRERELFLDQLMNLTGARMTYNYPRIGGVRNDLPENFERDTLRVLNLFEKRLKTEYEALCDKTVSYRMRMENTGYLSKADAMNLGVTGPNMRGSGVDFDIRRDDPYEKYDEVDFEVCVEQEGDSYARYRVRMREMQESCNIIRQAFKKMRPGPVRVKAPRNAPKKTAFAHVEDPRGEGLMYVVGDGTNQPYRLKVRSPIFVSVSAAPVMLIGEKVADVPAIMGSIDMCLGETDR, encoded by the coding sequence ATGACCGAGATGTGGATGAACATGGGTCCTCAGCACCCGATGACGCATGGGCTGTGGAACCTCAGGGTCAAGGTGGATGGTGAGAAGATCACTGAGGCCCAGCCGGTCATAGGCTACCTGCACCGCGGCTGGGAGAAGATGGTCGAGGCAAGGGACTTCCAGCAGATCATCCCGATGGCCGACCGTCTATGCTATGGGTCATCGATGACCTGGAGCCACCTTTATTGCAGGACCATCGAAGAGCTCATGGATGTAGAGGTGCCAGAAAGGGCCCAATGGATCAGGGTCATTGTCTGCGAGATGCAGCGCATCGCCTCTCACCTTATGTGGTTGGCCGCAGTGGGCACTGACCTAGGCTCATACACCATTTTCTTATATTGCATGAGGGAGAGGGAGCTGTTCCTTGACCAGCTGATGAACCTCACCGGGGCGAGGATGACATACAATTATCCGCGCATCGGAGGGGTCAGGAACGACCTGCCAGAGAACTTCGAGAGGGACACATTGAGGGTGCTGAACCTATTCGAGAAGAGGTTAAAGACAGAATATGAGGCGCTATGTGACAAGACGGTATCCTACCGCATGAGGATGGAGAATACCGGATACCTTTCAAAGGCGGACGCCATGAACCTAGGTGTCACGGGCCCGAACATGCGCGGCTCGGGCGTCGATTTCGACATCAGGAGGGACGACCCCTATGAGAAATATGATGAGGTCGATTTCGAGGTATGCGTTGAGCAGGAAGGGGACTCATATGCGCGCTATCGCGTCAGGATGAGGGAGATGCAGGAGTCCTGCAACATCATCCGTCAGGCGTTCAAAAAGATGAGGCCTGGCCCGGTGCGTGTCAAGGCGCCCAGGAATGCGCCGAAGAAGACAGCCTTCGCGCACGTCGAGGACCCGCGCGGCGAGGGCCTGATGTATGTCGTCGGCGATGGGACGAACCAGCCTTACAGGCTGAAGGTGCGCAGTCCGATATTCGTATCAGTCTCTGCTGCCCCTGTCATGCTCATTGGAGAGAAGGTCGCTGATGTCCCCGCGATCATGGGTTCGATCGACATGTGCCTTGGAGAGACGGACAGGTGA